From a region of the Pongo abelii isolate AG06213 chromosome 9, NHGRI_mPonAbe1-v2.0_pri, whole genome shotgun sequence genome:
- the ADM gene encoding pro-adrenomedullin — protein MKLVSVALMYLGSLAFLGADTVRLDVASEFRKKWNKWALSRGKRELRMSSSYPTGLSDLKAGPAQTLIRPQDMKGASRSPEDSSPDAARIRVKRYRQSMNNFQGLRSFGCRFGTCTVQKLAHQIYQFTDKDKDNVAPRSKISPQGYGRRRRRSLPEAGPGRTLVSSKPQAHGAPAPPSGSAPHFL, from the exons ATGAAGCTGGTTTCCGTCGCCCTGATGTACCTGGGTTCCCTCGCCTTCCTAGGCGCTGACACCGTTCGGTTGGATGTCGCGTCGGAGTTTCGAAAGAA GTGGAATAAGTGGGCTCTGAGTCGTGGGAAGAGGGAACTGCGGATGTCCAGCAGCTACCCCACTGGGCTCTCTGACTTGAAGGCTGGGCCTGCCCAGACCCTTATTCGGCCCCAGGACATGAAGGGTGCCTCTCGAAGCCCCGAAGACAG CAGTCCGGATGCCGCCCGCATCCGAGTCAAGCGCTACCGCCAGAGCATGAACAACTTCCAGGGCCTCCGGAGCTTTGGCTGCCGCTTCGGGACGTGCACGGTGCAGAAGCTGGCACACCAGATCTACCAGTTCACAGATAAGGACAAGGACAACGTCGCCCCCAGGAGCAAGATCAGCCCCCAGGGATACGGCCGCCGGCGCCGGCGCTCCCTGCCCGAGGCCGGCCCGGGTCGGACTCTGGTGTCTTCTAAGCCACAAGCACACGGGGCTCCAGCCCCCCCGAGTGGAAGTGCTCCCCACTTTCTTTAG